One segment of Scomber scombrus chromosome 3, fScoSco1.1, whole genome shotgun sequence DNA contains the following:
- the LOC133977786 gene encoding ras association domain-containing protein 1-like isoform X2 has protein sequence MAKVANSSDKTPSFEMTWGSSTSSGYCSEEEDTEFEQYFTARTSFFPKTGKANVNVKKDEQIVSGKQELSTADIQVKLREYNAQINSNLFMNMNKDGSYTGFIKVQFKLARPVSVPTPKKGAHDAGARKSAGVKRRTSFYLPKDASKHLHISSRTSAREVIEALLKKFTVVDNPGKFALFERSERHDQVYLRKLPDDEHPLRLRLNAGPNEKVLGFVLKENETGEVNWHAFSMPELKNFLRILQREEEEHVKQIVQRYALARIKMQEALAGSTPG, from the exons ATGGCAAAGGTGGCGAACAGCTCGGACAAAACTCCCTCCTTTGAGATGACCTGGGGCAGCTCCACCAGCAGCGGCTACTGCAGCGAGGAGGAGGACACTGAGTTTGAACAGTACTTCACCGCCAGGACATCCTTCTTCCCCAAAACCGGGAAAGCAAACGTAAATGTTAAGAAG gaTGAACAAATTGTATCAGGGAAGCAGGAGTTGTCAACTGCAGATATTCAGGTGAAGTTGAGGGAGTACAACGCTCAAATCAACAGCAATCTGTTCATGAACATG AACAAGGATGGTTCCTACACTGGCTTCATAAAGGTGCAGTTTAAGCTGGCGCGGCCGGTGTCAGTTCCAACGCCAAAGAAAGGAGCACATGATGCTGGAGCGAGGAAGTCTGCGGGAGTGAAGCGCCGCACCTCTTTCTACCTGCCAAAGGATGCATCCAAGCACCTGCACATCAGCTCTCGCACTTCTGCTCGTGAAGTCATCGAGGCTTTGCTGAAGAAGTTTACTGTGGTGGACAATCCTGGCAAGTTTGCTCTGTTTGAACGCAGCGAGCGCCATGACCAAG TTTATCTTCGTAAGCTGCCTGATGATGAGCATCCCCTCCGCCTGCGTCTGAATGCTGGACCCAATGAGAAAGTTCTGGGTTTTGTTCTGAAAGAGAACGAAACTGGAGAAGTCAAT TGGCATGCCTTCTCCATGCCCGAGTTGAAGAACTTCCTGCGTATCCTGCAGCGTGAAGAAGAGGAGCACGTCAAGCAGATAGTGCAGCGTTACGCCCTTGCCCGCATCAAGATGCAGGAGGCTTTGGCTGGCTCCACTCCTGGCTGA
- the hyal1 gene encoding hyaluronidase-1 isoform X1, whose translation MTFFHHDMLLFLNVISLVSGLKTAASPFSQLPFLTVWNAPTASCLSQYGVDLDLGTFSIVQNQNQTFMGENITIFYSDKLGLYPRYSSQGVAVNGGVPQNASLVNHLRVASDNIRTDIPDRDFNGFAVVDWESWRPVWERNWDSKQVYWVGSRALVKSKHPDWSPAQVEAAAQAEFEEAGRKFMEETLKLGQKERPNGLWGYYGFPNCYNYYDKSANYTGECPPIELKRNNELFWLWNASSALYPDIYLSLELRGLNREVLRYTHHRILEAMRVGDQATPSPPSVFPYARIVYTYTLDFLSQEHLVYTIGESAALGSAGLVLWGDHTFSKSQEHLVYTIGESAALGSAGIVLWGDGMYAESKASCDSVKSFIDQTLGPYLVNVTSAAAVCSQTMCSSKGRCERRNPTSATYLHLDPAVWTVETEKKPVGGPHYRVLGEMSTQELALLNSNFQCKCYPGWSGESCSKQNKR comes from the exons ATGACTTTCTTTCATCATGACATGCTgcttttcttaaatgtgatcaGCCTTGTTTCAGGCCTGAAGACAGCAGCATCACCTTTTTCTCAGTTACCTTTCCTCACCGTGTGGAATGCCCCCACTGCCAGCTGCCTCTCTCAATATGGTGTGGACCTTGACTTGGGAACATTTAGCATTGTACAGAACCAAAATCAAACCTTTATGGGTGAAAACATAACCATCTTTTACTCGGACAAGCTTGGTCTGTATCCAAGGTATTCTAGCCAAGGAGTGGCTGTTAATGGTGGGGTGCCACAGAACGCCAGTCTTGTCAATCACCTCAGAGTTGCCTCTGACAATATTCGCACTGATATCCCTGACCGGGATTTCAATGGCTTTGCTGTGGTGGACTGGGAGAGCTGGAGACCTGTGTGGGAGAGAAACTGGGACAGTAAGCAGGTGTACTGGGTGGGATCAAGAGCACTGGTGAAGTCCAAACACCCAGACTGGAGTCCTGCACAAGTAGAAGCTGCAGCCCAGGCAGAGTTTGAGGAAGCGGGGAGGAAATTCATGGAGGAAACTTTGAAACTGGGGCAGAAGGAAAGACCAAATGGGTTGTGGGGTTACTATGGTTTCCCCAACTGCTACAACTACTATGACAAAAGCGCAAACTACACAGGAGAATGTCCACCTATAGAGCTGAAGAGGAACAACGAGCTGTTCTGGCTGTGGAATGCCTCCTCGGCTCTGTATCCTGATATCTACCTCAGCCTCGAGCTGCGTGGACTGAACAGAGAGGTGCTCCGCTACACTCACCATCGCATCCTGGAGGCCATGAGAGTAGGAGATCAGGCAACTCCATCACCGCCATCTGTGTTCCCTTACGCTCGCATCGTCTACACCTATACGCTAGATTTTCTCTCTCAG GAGCACCTGGTCTACACCATAGGGGAGAGTGCTGCTTTAGGGTCTGCAGGATTAGTGCTCTGGGGGGACCACACCTTTTCGAAATCTCAG gAGCACCTCGTCTACACCATTGGAGAGAGTGCCGCTTTAGGATCTGCAGGGATAGTGCTCTGGGGCGACGGCATGTACGCAGAGTCTAAG GCTTCTTGTGATTCTGTCAAGTCTTTCATCGACCAGACTCTGGGTCCTTACCTGGTGAATGTAACATCAGCGGCTGCTGTTTGCAGCCAGACCATGTGTTCCTCAAAGGGCAGATGTGAGAGGAGGAACCCGACATCAGCGACATACCTCCACCTTGACCCTGCTGTGTGGACGGTGGAGACTGAGAAGAAACCAGTAGGGGGACCACATTACAGGGTGCTCGGGGAAATGAGCACACAGGAGTTAGCACTCCTGAATTCTAATTTTCAGTGCAAGTGTTACCCTGGTTGGAGTGGAGAGAGCTGCTCCAAGCAGAATAAGCGttaa
- the hyal1 gene encoding hyaluronidase-1 isoform X2: MTFFHHDMLLFLNVISLVSGLKTAASPFSQLPFLTVWNAPTASCLSQYGVDLDLGTFSIVQNQNQTFMGENITIFYSDKLGLYPRYSSQGVAVNGGVPQNASLVNHLRVASDNIRTDIPDRDFNGFAVVDWESWRPVWERNWDSKQVYWVGSRALVKSKHPDWSPAQVEAAAQAEFEEAGRKFMEETLKLGQKERPNGLWGYYGFPNCYNYYDKSANYTGECPPIELKRNNELFWLWNASSALYPDIYLSLELRGLNREVLRYTHHRILEAMRVGDQATPSPPSVFPYARIVYTYTLDFLSQEHLVYTIGESAALGSAGLVLWGDHTFSKSQATCEAVKSYIDQILGPYLVNVTSAAALCSQTMCSSRGRCERRNPKSSTYLHLDPAVWTVVTEKKPVGGPHYRVLGKMSTQELALMNFKFQCKCYPGWGGESCSKPKKG, from the exons ATGACTTTCTTTCATCATGACATGCTgcttttcttaaatgtgatcaGCCTTGTTTCAGGCCTGAAGACAGCAGCATCACCTTTTTCTCAGTTACCTTTCCTCACCGTGTGGAATGCCCCCACTGCCAGCTGCCTCTCTCAATATGGTGTGGACCTTGACTTGGGAACATTTAGCATTGTACAGAACCAAAATCAAACCTTTATGGGTGAAAACATAACCATCTTTTACTCGGACAAGCTTGGTCTGTATCCAAGGTATTCTAGCCAAGGAGTGGCTGTTAATGGTGGGGTGCCACAGAACGCCAGTCTTGTCAATCACCTCAGAGTTGCCTCTGACAATATTCGCACTGATATCCCTGACCGGGATTTCAATGGCTTTGCTGTGGTGGACTGGGAGAGCTGGAGACCTGTGTGGGAGAGAAACTGGGACAGTAAGCAGGTGTACTGGGTGGGATCAAGAGCACTGGTGAAGTCCAAACACCCAGACTGGAGTCCTGCACAAGTAGAAGCTGCAGCCCAGGCAGAGTTTGAGGAAGCGGGGAGGAAATTCATGGAGGAAACTTTGAAACTGGGGCAGAAGGAAAGACCAAATGGGTTGTGGGGTTACTATGGTTTCCCCAACTGCTACAACTACTATGACAAAAGCGCAAACTACACAGGAGAATGTCCACCTATAGAGCTGAAGAGGAACAACGAGCTGTTCTGGCTGTGGAATGCCTCCTCGGCTCTGTATCCTGATATCTACCTCAGCCTCGAGCTGCGTGGACTGAACAGAGAGGTGCTCCGCTACACTCACCATCGCATCCTGGAGGCCATGAGAGTAGGAGATCAGGCAACTCCATCACCGCCATCTGTGTTCCCTTACGCTCGCATCGTCTACACCTATACGCTAGATTTTCTCTCTCAG GAGCACCTGGTCTACACCATAGGGGAGAGTGCTGCTTTAGGGTCTGCAGGATTAGTGCTCTGGGGGGACCACACCTTTTCGAAATCTCAG GCTACTTGTGAAGCTGTCAAGTCATACATTGACCAAATTCTGGGTCCCTACCTGGTAAATGTAACATCAGCGGCCGCTCTTTGCAGCCAGACCATGTGCTCCTCAAGGGGAAGATGTGAGAGGAGGAACCCGAAATCAAGCACCTACCTCCACCTTGACCCTGCCGTGTGGACGGTGGTGACTGAAAAAAAACCAGTAGGGGGACCACATTACAGGGTGCTCGGGAAGATGAGCACACAGGAGTTAGCACTCATGAATTTTAAGTTTCAGTGCAAGTGTTACCCCGGGTGGGGTGGAGAGAGCTGCTCTAAGCCGAAAAAGGGATAA
- the LOC133977786 gene encoding ras association domain-containing protein 1-like isoform X1 codes for MSLGEFIELRDLRHSKVQVDLTDTHSPCSPPRLERTNALRINSAKVPDLLSRVGIIRVLSSTHDPQLPEGKGEGHNFQPCSHAQPTWCDLCGDFIWGLYKQSLRCVNCKFTCHYRCRALIQLDCSWDRGSVADHSCVVEHTIETDTNVDEQIVSGKQELSTADIQVKLREYNAQINSNLFMNMNKDGSYTGFIKVQFKLARPVSVPTPKKGAHDAGARKSAGVKRRTSFYLPKDASKHLHISSRTSAREVIEALLKKFTVVDNPGKFALFERSERHDQVYLRKLPDDEHPLRLRLNAGPNEKVLGFVLKENETGEVNWHAFSMPELKNFLRILQREEEEHVKQIVQRYALARIKMQEALAGSTPG; via the exons ATGTCTTTGGGGGAGTTCATCGAGCTCCGCGACCTGAGGCACAGCAAAGTGCAGGTCGACCTGACAGACACGCATTCACCATGCTCACCTCCTCGCCTGGAGAGAACCAACGCTCTGAGGATCAACTCAGCAAAGGTCCCTGATCTGCTGAGCCGGGTGGGCATCATCAGAGTCCTAAGCAGCACCCACGACCCCCAGCTCCCCGAAGGGAAGGGAGAAGGACACAACTTCCAACCCTGCAGCCATGCTCAGCCTACGTGGTGCGACCTGTGTGGAGACTTCATCTGGGGCCTTTACAAGCAGAGCCTGCGGTGTGTCA ATTGTAAATTTACTTGCCACTACCGCTGTCGTGCGCTGATTCAGTTGGACTGCAGCTGGGACCGAGGCTCTGTGGCTGACCACTCGTGTGTTGTCGAGCACACCatagaaacagacacaaatgtG gaTGAACAAATTGTATCAGGGAAGCAGGAGTTGTCAACTGCAGATATTCAGGTGAAGTTGAGGGAGTACAACGCTCAAATCAACAGCAATCTGTTCATGAACATG AACAAGGATGGTTCCTACACTGGCTTCATAAAGGTGCAGTTTAAGCTGGCGCGGCCGGTGTCAGTTCCAACGCCAAAGAAAGGAGCACATGATGCTGGAGCGAGGAAGTCTGCGGGAGTGAAGCGCCGCACCTCTTTCTACCTGCCAAAGGATGCATCCAAGCACCTGCACATCAGCTCTCGCACTTCTGCTCGTGAAGTCATCGAGGCTTTGCTGAAGAAGTTTACTGTGGTGGACAATCCTGGCAAGTTTGCTCTGTTTGAACGCAGCGAGCGCCATGACCAAG TTTATCTTCGTAAGCTGCCTGATGATGAGCATCCCCTCCGCCTGCGTCTGAATGCTGGACCCAATGAGAAAGTTCTGGGTTTTGTTCTGAAAGAGAACGAAACTGGAGAAGTCAAT TGGCATGCCTTCTCCATGCCCGAGTTGAAGAACTTCCTGCGTATCCTGCAGCGTGAAGAAGAGGAGCACGTCAAGCAGATAGTGCAGCGTTACGCCCTTGCCCGCATCAAGATGCAGGAGGCTTTGGCTGGCTCCACTCCTGGCTGA
- the zmynd10 gene encoding zinc finger MYND domain-containing protein 10 has product MDTSVLLPVEAEGFIQSLETFSLKEVGSTRWFRQHEYIEKLNMQAILNASAMHDEFIKELLVSYGRIPVLVHEMILVEVWKHKVFPILCQLQDFNPKNTFHLYMVIHHEATIINLLETIMFHKDSCEAADESVLDLVDYCHRKLTLLVSKTTMEGAATHDQHNPTGKTVESSTEELQIQSAALEFEITLKAVSVLRYITDHTDSISVINRMLCTHNVPCVLVQLIDCCPWSRCKAGEIEKYINGKWQKIPVEDHLKMTKLDGQVWISLYNLLLKEDCQRKYDFNSFNKSQLLKLRGFLTEVLIDQLPNLVELQRFLAHLSVTDPAPPKKELILEQIPEMWSNIVSENSGKWKAIAKYQVKETFNPSESDLRLQAQRLAQTYNLDVMESLIPEKPKCRSCGKEATKRCSRCQGEWYCHRECQVKHWPKHKKACQLMTETSEKIQRDLHISN; this is encoded by the exons ATGGACACGTCGGTACTTTTACCTGTCGAAGCAGAGGGTTTTATTCAAAGTCTGGAAACGTTCTCACTCAAAGAAGTGGGCTCTACGAG GTGGTTCAGACAGCACGAGTATATTGAGAAACTCAACATGCAGGCGATACTGAATGCCTCTGCCATGCACGACGAGTTCATCAAGGAGCTCTTGGTGTCATATGGAAGG ATACCAGTCCTGGTCCACGAGATGATCCTGGTTGAAGTGTGGAAGCACAAAGTTTTCCCTATTTTATGTCAGCTGCAGGACTTCAATCCAAAGAACACCTTTCATCTTTACATGGTG ATCCACCATGAAGCCACAATCATAAACCTACTTGAAACAATAATGTTTCATAAG gaCTCATGTGAGGCAGCTGATGAATCTGTTCTTGACTTGGTGGATTACTGCCACCGCAAACTCACCCTGCTGGTCAGTAAAACCACCATGGAGGGCGCTGCGACTCATGACCAACACAACCCGACAGGCAAAACAGTTGAATCTTCCACAGAG GAGCTGCAGATTCAAAGTGCTGCTCTGGAGTTTGAGATCACCCTGAAGGCCGTATCGGTGCTGCGCTACATCACTGATCATACTGACAG tatCAGTGTTATCAATCGCATGCTATGCACCCATAATGTGCCTTGTGTTCTGGTTCAGTTGATTGACTGCTGTCCTTGGAGTCGCTGCAAAGCAG GTGAGATAGAAAAGTACATAAATGGCAAATGGCAGAAGATTCCTGTGGAGGACCATTTAAAGATGACAAAACTAGACGGGCAGGTCTGGATTTCCCTTTACAATCTGCTCCTGAAAGAAGACTGCCAAAGGAAATACGACTTCAACAGTTTCAATAAAAGCCAGCTTCTAAAG CTTCGGGGTTTCTTGACAGAGGTGTTGATTGATCAGCTCCCAAACCTGGTGGAACTCCAGCGTTTCCTGGCTCATCTCTCTGTTACAGACCCTGCCCCTCCAAAAAAAGAGCTGATTTTGGAACAG ATCCCTGAAATGTGGAGCAACATTGTGAGTGAGAATTCTGGCAAGTGGAAAGCAATAGCAAAGTATCAAGTTAAAGAAACATTCAACCCATCTGAAAGTGATCTGAGACTACAGGCACAGag GCTGGCCCAGACGTACAACTTGGATGTGATGGAGAGTTTAATCCCAGAGAAGCCAAAGTGTAGATCTTGCGGGAAAGAGGCTACAAAAAGATGCTCTCGATGTCAGGGAGAATGGTACTGTCACAG AGAATGTCAGGTGAAGCACTGGCCAAAACATAAGAAGGCCTGCCAGCTGATGACAGAGACCTCAGAGAAGATCCAGAGGGATCTGCACATCAGCAACTGA
- the tusc2a gene encoding tumor suppressor 2, mitochondrial calcium regulator a has translation MGGSGSKAKGVWPFSGSGAGGDSATDGNEQSLARVKGSRNATPFVFTRRSSLYYDEDGDLAHEFYEETVVTKNGRKKSKLKRIQKNLIPQGIVKLDHPCIHVDFPIVLCEV, from the exons ATGGGAGGAAGTGGATCCAAAGCCAAAGGTGTCTGGCCTTTCTCAGGCAGTGGAGCTGGAGGCGACTCTGCTACTGATGGGAATGAACAATCTTTGGCCCGGGTCAAAGGGTCCAGAAATGCAACGCCTTTTGTTTTTACCAGGCGGAG TTCTTTGTACTATGACGAAGACGGCGATCTCGCCCATGAATTCTATGAAGAGACAGTGGTGACAAAAAATGGCAGGAAGAAGTCCAAGTTGAAGAGGATTCAAAAAAATTTGATCCCACAG ggcATTGTGAAGCTCGACCACCCGTGTATACATGTAGACTTCCCCATCGTCCTCTGTGAGGTGTGA
- the hyal1 gene encoding hyaluronidase-1 isoform X3 yields MAFLRRDVLLFLSAVSFVSGLQTAASPDSPLPFFSVWNAPSANCLSKYGVDLDLGTFSIVQNQNQIFMGEKITIFYESRLGLYPRYSRQGVAINGGVPQNASLVNHLRVASDDINTDIPDRDFNGLAVVDWESWRPVWERNWDTKQLYQEGSRALVQSKHPDWSPAQVEAAARAEFEEAGREFMEQTLKLGQKERPNGLWGYYGFPDCYNYYHENKYTGECPPRALQRNNELFWLWNASSALYPSIYLSTTMRDLGKDVLLFTQNRILEAMRVGAQATPSAPPVFPYSRFVYTYTLDFLSQEHLVYTIGESAALGSAGIVLWGDGMYAESKASCDSVKSFIDQTLGPYLVNVTSAAAVCSQTMCSSKGRCERRNPTSATYLHLDPAVWTVETEKKPVGGPHYRVLGEMSTQELALLNSNFQCKCYPGWSGESCSKQNKR; encoded by the exons ATGGCTTTCCTTCGTCGTGATGTGCTGCTGTTCTTAAGTGCAGTCAGCTTTGTTTCAGGCTTGCAGACAGCAGCATCCCCTGATTCTCCGTTGCCTTTCTTCAGTGTGTGGAATGCCCCTAGTGCCAACTGCCTCTCTAAATATGGTGTGGATCTCGACTTGGGAACATTTAGCATCGTACAGAACCAAAATCAAATCTTTATGGGTGAAAAAATAACCATCTTTTATGAAAGTAGGCTTGGTCTGTATCCCAGGTACTCTAGACAAGGAGTGGCTATTAATGGTGGGGTGCCACAGAACGCCAGTCTTGTCAATCACCTCAGAGTTGCCTCTGATGATATCAACACAGATATCCCTGACAGAGATTTCAATGGCCTTGCTGTGGTGGACTGGGAGAGCTGGAGACCTGTGTGGGAGAGAAACTGGGACACTAAGCAGCTGTACCAGGAGGGATCAAGGGCACTAGTGCAGTCCAAGCACCCAGACTGGAGTCCTGCACAAGTAGAAGCTGCAGCCCGGGCAGAGTTTGAAGAAGCAGGGAGAGAATTCATGGAGCAAACTCTGAAACTGGGGCAGAAGGAAAGACCAAATGGGTTATGGGGTTACTATGGTTTTCCTGACTGCTACAACTACTACCACGAAAACAAATATACAGGAGAGTGTCCACCTAGAGCGCTTCAGAGGAACAATGAACTGTTCTGGCTGTGGAATGCCTCCTCGGCTCTGTATCCTAGTATCTACCTTAGCACCACAATGCGTGACCTTGGCAAAGACGTGCTCCTGTTCACTCAAAATCGCATCCTGGAGGCCATGAGAGTAGGAGCTCAGGCGACTCCATCAGCACCACCTGTGTTCCCATACTCTCGTTTCGTCTACACCTACACTCTAGATTTCCTCTCTCAG gAGCACCTCGTCTACACCATTGGAGAGAGTGCCGCTTTAGGATCTGCAGGGATAGTGCTCTGGGGCGACGGCATGTACGCAGAGTCTAAG GCTTCTTGTGATTCTGTCAAGTCTTTCATCGACCAGACTCTGGGTCCTTACCTGGTGAATGTAACATCAGCGGCTGCTGTTTGCAGCCAGACCATGTGTTCCTCAAAGGGCAGATGTGAGAGGAGGAACCCGACATCAGCGACATACCTCCACCTTGACCCTGCTGTGTGGACGGTGGAGACTGAGAAGAAACCAGTAGGGGGACCACATTACAGGGTGCTCGGGGAAATGAGCACACAGGAGTTAGCACTCCTGAATTCTAATTTTCAGTGCAAGTGTTACCCTGGTTGGAGTGGAGAGAGCTGCTCCAAGCAGAATAAGCGttaa
- the hyal2a gene encoding hyaluronidase-2: protein MCWTLSEWTVLLLTALLWDGLHALGLKPTRWPLYSKKPLLLAWNAPTEDCSPRHNIHFQLEQFQIVASPNEAFVRQNLTIFYKDRLGTYPYYEPDKTQRNGGLPQVASLKQHIDKMPGNVHKYIRDEYAKGLAVIDWEEWRPLWVRNWDTKDVYRTHSRELVRQKNPTWSEERVSKVAQQEFEMSARQFMLETLKTAKHLRPNQLWGFYLFPDCYNHDYMRTLESYTGRCPDVEVVRNDQLKWLWTESTALFPSIYMGTVLRSSTSGRQFVRNRVKEGMRLASSGDGLARPVFVYTRPTYANSLIQLTEMDLVSTIGESVALGAAGIILWGDAVYASNKTSCSDLNSYLQGPLGKYLLNVSTAAELCSQTLCGSQGRCLRKNPDSDVYLHLNPLTHSIISQDGKQTVTGELSEEEKMSFQTEFQCQCYSGYEGEGCDQKDPLHQIGAASQAVASTLQCVILLIVSLLLC, encoded by the exons ATGTGCTGGACTCTGTCTGAGTGGACAGTACTGCTGCTGACTGCGCTGCTGTGGGACGGTCTTCACGCTTTGGGGCTGAAACCCACGAGATGGCCACTGTATTCCAAAAAGCCTCTGCTCCTCGCTTGGAATGCCCCGACTGAGGATTGTTCCCCGCGGCATAATATTCACTTTCAGCTGGAACAGTTCCAGATTGTGGCCTCACCCAATGAGGCCTTTGTCAGACAGAACCTCACCATCTTCTATAAGGATCGGCTGGGGACATACCCTTACTATGAGCCAGATAAAACGCAGAGGAATGGGGGGCTGCCACAGGTGGCCAGTCTCAAGCAGCACATAGACAAGATGCCGGGTAATGTGCATAAGTATATACGTGACGAATATGCCAAGGGTCTGGCAGTTATTGACTGGGAGGAGTGGCGCCCACTTTGGGTACGTAACTGGGATACCAAGGATGTTTACCGCACACATTCTCGAGAATTGGTGCGCCAGAAGAACCCGACCTGGTCTGAAGAGCGTGTGTCAAAAGTGGCCCAGCAAGAGTTTGAGATGTCTGCCAGGCAGTTCATGCTGGAGACGCTGAAGACAGCCAAACACCTTAGGCCCAACCAGCTGTGGGGGTTCTACCTATTCCCCGACTGCTACAACCATGACTACATGCGCACCCTGGAGAGTTACACAGGCCGCTGTCCTGATGTGGAGGTGGTCCGCAATGACCAGCTGAAATGGTTGTGGACTGAGAGCACTGCCCTTTTCCCCTCCATCTACATGGGCACCGTGCTGCGTTCCTCCACCTCCGGACGTCAGTTTGTCCGGAACCGGGTAAAAGAAGGGATGCGTTTGGCATCATCAGGCGATGGGCTGGCACGTCCTGTCTTTGTGTACACCCGGCCCACGTATGCCAACTCCCTGATACAGCTGACAGAG atgGACCTGGTCTCTACCATCGGGGAGAGTGTTGCTTTGGGAGCGGCAGGAATCATTTTGTGGGGAGATGCAGTTTATGCAAGCAACAAA accAGCTGTTCAGACCTGAATTCATATCTGCAGGGTCCTCTGGGTAAATACCTCCTCAACGTCTCCACGGCAGCAGAGCTATGCAGCCAGACCTTGTGTGGTTCTCAAGGCCGCTGTCTGCGCAAAAATCCAGACAGTGATGTTTACTTGCATCTGAACCCCCTCACCCACAGTATCATCAGTCAGGATGGCAAGCAAACAGTCACCGGTGAGCTCAGCGAAGAAGAGAAGATGAGTTTTCAAACCGAGTTTCAGTGCCAGTGCTACAGCGGCTATGAGGGAGAGGGCTGCGATCAGAAAGACCCTCTGCACCAAATAGGGGCTGCATCTCAAGCCGTGGCATCAACGCTTCAATGTGTGATTTTACTGATTGTGTCTCTGCTCCTCTGTTAA